In Candidatus Zymogenus saltonus, the DNA window CAGGGTCAAACGACCCGTGCGAAAGACGAGATAGTCTTCCTACTTTTCAACCTTTTCCAGATCGGTCTTCTTCCCCCCACTCAGATCCGTCTCAAAAAAATCCCCCCCATCCGGAAGCGCCATGAAAAACCCGCTCGTGCAGTCTATCCCGGCGATCGTCTCTCCCAGCGTGCAGTCGAGGACGTGCCCGCCGACCGTCCCGTCCTTCGAGATGAAATGAAAGTGATAACCGGGGACGTTAACCCCCTTTGCGTAGTCAGGGCACCAGAACCCGACGACCGTCCCCTCAATGTCGTCGTACTCGTAGATCGCCTGATCCTTCACCACCTCGACCAGCTTCCTGTAGGGCCTCTCCTGCCTTGGCACGCTCCTTACCTTCATGTATTTGAACGTCCCCTCGACCTTCACGGCGTAGAAGATGTTCTTTGTTGGCATGGCGTCATCGACGGCCGTCTTCAGCCGCTCGAAATCGTCCCCAGTGGCTGTCTTTACCGTCTTGTCGGCGTCGAAGAACGTGACCACGGCAAAGGGGGTCTTCATGGTGCCGGCCGCGGGATAGGCCTTTCCGTCCACCTTGATCTGATAAAATTTCCCGTAGAGCCCGATCATCTCGCCGTCAAGGGCGTTGAACGTCCCGATGGCGAAGTCGCCGTGCTTTTTAAGCTCGTCGAAGGTGACCTCGCCGTCGTAGACCCCCTCCATAAGGGCGTCGATGGTCGATATTTGATATATGACCTCCCTCTCCTCCGAATCCAGACGGCACCCCGAAGGCAAAAGTGCAGACAGCATGACGGCGCAAAATATGGGCAGCGCAAATTGTGATAAGGCTTTTCTCATTTTCCCTCCAATCAATTCTAAAAGTCTTACAGTATCAGTATTATAAACCAGTTTGCAGGCTGTTGAAATATAAAACGGGATATTTTGAAAGTTTATGCCTTAAAGAGGTCATATTCACGTCCCACCCACAAGCGGGGGCTTGTCAGTGGAACCCGGCACACAGACCACCCCTCTGGATTCCCGCTTTCGCGGGAATGACATTTATTATTCTGTCATTCCCAGCTTGATTGGGAATCCAGAAAAATATCAATACGGATTCCCGCTTCCGTGGGAATAACATATACTTTTTTTAAGAAATGGGCGGCAGGAGGAAATTGCGGGAATAGTGCAATCACTCATCCATAAGCGGAAACTTATCAGCGAAGCCCGGCACACAGACCACCCCTCT includes these proteins:
- the budA gene encoding acetolactate decarboxylase, giving the protein MRKALSQFALPIFCAVMLSALLPSGCRLDSEEREVIYQISTIDALMEGVYDGEVTFDELKKHGDFAIGTFNALDGEMIGLYGKFYQIKVDGKAYPAAGTMKTPFAVVTFFDADKTVKTATGDDFERLKTAVDDAMPTKNIFYAVKVEGTFKYMKVRSVPRQERPYRKLVEVVKDQAIYEYDDIEGTVVGFWCPDYAKGVNVPGYHFHFISKDGTVGGHVLDCTLGETIAGIDCTSGFFMALPDGGDFFETDLSGGKKTDLEKVEK